A genomic segment from Arcobacter acticola encodes:
- a CDS encoding glycerol-3-phosphate dehydrogenase/oxidase — protein sequence MQLIEENYDIVIIGGGAVGSGILLDATLRGYKAILLEKNDFASGASSKSSKLIHGGVRYLEKAIKGFDKAQYDLVKEGLIERHIFLKNASVISKKIKINIPSFSYITLFYTWIGLFIYKLIAGKKNIGDNSFVNKVLSSLYFPNLKKENLKACLSFYDGSFLDSKMLIALLQTAISKGAIAKNYCEVFEFLYYENKKISGLKYFDKIENKTCEINCSCIINATGANVDNIRALDDKDAQEILALSSGIHIVVSKDFLFSDEALLIPNTSDGRIIFILPYLNHCLIGTTDNKCEYDENIKAKDEEIAYLLDEVNKYFTKPLKKEDILSSWSGIRPLIKNDNKNKTEQIVREHSINISKNGLVSIVGGKWTTYRKMAEDMMDFLVDKNYLEKRKLCETKKYKLLGNEEKHKDLEKLISFYAISKRTKESLITLYGNNATVVLNIASELNNFELIHKDFPYLKAEIIYCVEYEFVKKPIDFLCGRIGLCFVNKEASLDSVDAVCLEIGKLYNWDDERLKKEIAECKEYIYKNF from the coding sequence ATGCAATTGATTGAAGAAAACTATGATATTGTGATTATCGGTGGAGGAGCTGTTGGAAGTGGTATTTTACTTGATGCAACTCTTCGTGGATATAAAGCTATTTTATTGGAAAAAAATGATTTTGCAAGTGGAGCTAGTTCTAAAAGTTCCAAGTTAATTCATGGAGGAGTAAGATATCTTGAAAAAGCTATAAAAGGTTTTGATAAAGCTCAATATGATTTAGTAAAAGAAGGTTTAATTGAACGGCATATTTTTTTAAAAAATGCTTCAGTTATATCTAAAAAAATCAAGATAAATATTCCTAGTTTTTCATATATAACTCTTTTTTATACCTGGATTGGACTTTTTATATATAAGTTGATTGCAGGTAAAAAAAATATAGGAGATAACTCTTTTGTAAATAAAGTATTGAGTTCTTTGTATTTCCCAAATTTAAAAAAAGAAAATTTAAAAGCTTGTTTATCTTTTTATGATGGAAGTTTTTTAGATAGTAAAATGCTAATTGCTTTACTTCAAACAGCTATTTCTAAAGGTGCAATAGCTAAGAATTATTGTGAAGTTTTCGAGTTTTTATATTATGAAAATAAAAAAATAAGTGGTTTAAAATATTTTGATAAAATAGAAAATAAAACTTGTGAAATAAATTGCTCATGTATAATAAATGCAACAGGTGCAAATGTAGATAATATAAGAGCTTTAGATGATAAAGATGCCCAAGAAATCCTAGCCCTTAGCAGTGGTATTCATATAGTAGTTTCAAAAGATTTTTTATTTTCTGATGAAGCATTATTAATCCCTAATACAAGCGATGGAAGAATTATTTTTATTTTGCCTTATTTAAATCACTGTTTGATAGGTACAACAGATAACAAGTGTGAATATGATGAGAATATAAAAGCAAAAGATGAAGAGATAGCATATTTGTTAGATGAAGTAAATAAGTATTTTACAAAACCTTTAAAAAAAGAAGATATTCTTTCCTCATGGAGTGGAATTCGACCACTTATTAAAAATGACAATAAAAATAAAACAGAGCAAATAGTGCGAGAACATTCTATAAATATTTCAAAAAATGGCTTAGTTTCAATAGTAGGTGGAAAATGGACAACATATAGAAAAATGGCTGAAGATATGATGGACTTTTTAGTTGATAAAAACTATTTAGAAAAAAGAAAATTATGCGAAACAAAAAAGTATAAATTACTTGGAAATGAAGAAAAACATAAAGACTTAGAAAAATTAATAAGTTTTTATGCAATATCAAAAAGGACAAAAGAGTCACTAATTACACTTTATGGAAATAATGCAACTGTAGTTTTAAATATAGCAAGTGAACTTAATAATTTTGAGTTGATTCATAAAGATTTCCCATATTTAAAAGCTGAAATTATATATTGTGTAGAGTATGAATTTGTTAAAAAACCTATAGATTTTTTATGTGGAAGAATTGGGCTTTGCTTTGTAAATAAAGAAGCTTCCTTAGATTCTGTTGACGCAGTATGCCTTGAAATAGGGAAACTTTATAATTGGGATGATGAAAGATTAAAAAAAGAAATAGCTGAATGCAAAGAATATATTTATAAGAATTTCTAA
- a CDS encoding TonB-dependent receptor plug domain-containing protein, with protein sequence MKKIISLSLVTTAVILSASEVTTLDTISVVETANTKIVKDVSNEQIKSADLAEALSKNVPSVSIVRRSGIANDIILRGQKKDNINILLDDAKIYGACPNRMDPATSHVLSNNIQSVKVIEGPYDVENFGTLSGLVKVETKEPTEEVHGEVNLGAGSYGYRKASATVSGGTDRFKLLVSTSTEQGDQYEDGNGNDFLEQQIEKNVMFPNQYSKDGLEAFEKKTLLTKGQFNINDDSEVKLSYTANRSDNVLYPNTPMDADYDDSNIYTVGYTARNLADFSKELNLDYYYSNVDHPMSTSLRNSGLVNYTTAFYKTSIWGTKIKNSTEVADSLVTVGLDTSVRNWSGEKYSTNVATGISGASTVSLASTDTTNKAIFAKVEKSFGKLDLEFGSRYDYTDVDSVAISNKDNKYTGLNANIFGIYNVDENMKYFAGIGKSSRVPDARELYDTTYGNSSLDQTKNYEADIGFDKTIGSFNIRPKLFYSVLKDYIYNSSITPTTSKFENIDAKIYGLDISGFYFMTENLSLDYGMAYQRGKKDGDYTDKDLAEIPPLKANLALNYEQAKAKYTAEVVAVDSWDSYDSSAKEQELAGYAVFNLKYTNQLHKNIGLTLGVDNLFDKVYNSTNTYQDITYAIVSSERVLFNDPGRYGYVNLKYSF encoded by the coding sequence ATGAAAAAAATTATCTCTTTATCACTTGTAACAACTGCTGTTATATTAAGTGCAAGTGAAGTTACAACTTTAGACACGATAAGTGTAGTTGAAACTGCGAATACAAAAATAGTAAAAGATGTTAGTAATGAACAAATAAAAAGTGCTGATTTAGCTGAGGCTTTAAGTAAAAATGTTCCTTCTGTATCAATTGTACGAAGAAGTGGAATTGCAAATGATATTATCTTAAGAGGGCAAAAAAAAGATAATATCAACATTCTTTTAGATGACGCAAAAATCTATGGAGCATGTCCAAATAGAATGGATCCTGCAACTTCTCATGTTTTATCAAACAATATTCAAAGTGTAAAAGTAATCGAGGGACCTTATGATGTTGAAAACTTTGGAACATTAAGTGGACTTGTAAAAGTAGAAACAAAAGAACCAACAGAAGAAGTACATGGAGAGGTAAATCTAGGTGCTGGAAGCTATGGATATAGAAAAGCTAGTGCAACTGTAAGTGGTGGAACAGATAGATTTAAATTGTTAGTTTCTACTTCAACGGAACAGGGTGATCAATATGAAGACGGAAATGGGAATGACTTTTTAGAGCAACAAATTGAAAAAAATGTTATGTTTCCAAATCAATATTCAAAAGATGGTTTAGAAGCCTTTGAGAAAAAAACACTTTTAACAAAAGGTCAATTTAACATAAATGACGATTCTGAAGTAAAACTATCTTACACAGCAAATAGAAGTGATAATGTTTTATATCCAAATACTCCAATGGATGCTGATTATGATGACTCAAATATTTATACAGTTGGATATACAGCTAGAAATTTAGCAGATTTTTCAAAAGAATTAAATTTAGATTATTACTATTCAAATGTTGATCATCCAATGAGTACATCACTTAGAAATAGTGGTTTAGTAAATTATACAACAGCTTTTTATAAAACTTCTATTTGGGGAACAAAAATCAAAAATAGCACAGAAGTTGCAGATTCTTTAGTGACAGTAGGACTTGATACAAGTGTTAGAAACTGGAGTGGTGAAAAATACTCTACAAATGTAGCGACTGGAATATCTGGAGCATCAACTGTAAGTTTAGCTTCAACTGACACAACTAATAAGGCTATATTTGCAAAAGTTGAAAAATCATTTGGAAAATTAGATTTAGAATTTGGCTCAAGATATGATTATACAGATGTTGATTCTGTTGCTATTTCAAACAAAGATAATAAATATACTGGACTAAATGCAAATATATTTGGTATATACAATGTTGATGAAAATATGAAATATTTTGCAGGTATTGGAAAGAGTTCAAGGGTTCCAGATGCTAGAGAGCTTTATGATACAACTTATGGTAATTCTTCTTTAGATCAAACAAAAAACTATGAAGCTGATATCGGATTTGATAAAACTATTGGATCTTTTAATATTAGACCAAAATTATTCTATTCAGTATTAAAAGATTATATTTATAATTCTAGTATTACGCCAACAACAAGTAAATTTGAAAATATTGATGCAAAAATTTATGGTTTAGATATTTCTGGATTTTATTTTATGACAGAAAATTTATCACTTGATTATGGAATGGCTTACCAAAGAGGTAAAAAAGATGGCGATTACACAGATAAAGATTTAGCAGAAATCCCACCATTAAAAGCAAACCTAGCATTAAACTATGAACAAGCAAAAGCAAAATATACAGCAGAAGTTGTAGCTGTTGATAGTTGGGATAGTTATGACAGCTCAGCAAAAGAGCAAGAGTTAGCTGGTTATGCCGTATTTAATTTAAAATATACAAATCAACTACATAAAAATATAGGTTTAACTCTTGGAGTTGATAATCTATTTGATAAAGTATATAATTCAACAAATACTTATCAAGATATTACATATGCAATAGTTAGTTCTGAACGAGTATTATTCAACGATCCAGGAAGATATGGATATGTAAATTTAAAATATAGCTTCTAA
- a CDS encoding type II toxin-antitoxin system HicA family toxin: protein MSKQNKLISKFLEIPPKKDLTFKELSSLLLSLNFEKIEGAGSAVKFYNKEKDLLINLHKPHPSDILKVYLVKQIQIKLKEFI from the coding sequence ATGAGTAAACAAAATAAACTTATTTCAAAGTTTTTGGAAATTCCTCCAAAAAAAGATTTAACTTTCAAAGAGTTAAGTTCATTACTATTATCATTGAATTTTGAAAAAATTGAAGGAGCAGGTTCTGCTGTGAAATTTTATAATAAAGAAAAAGATTTATTAATAAATTTACATAAGCCACATCCCTCAGATATTCTAAAAGTTTATCTTGTTAAGCAAATACAAATTAAATTAAAGGAGTTTATCTGA
- a CDS encoding type II toxin-antitoxin system HicB family antitoxin yields MSNKIEYNGYIGTVEYSQEDKCFFGKLEMINDLVTFEAENASDLENNFKNSVDEYLKTCEELGREPQKAFKGVFNVRTGSELHLTAVRNAHKMGVSLNSYIKNLIERDTKISFN; encoded by the coding sequence ATGTCTAATAAGATTGAATACAATGGATATATTGGTACAGTTGAATATTCTCAAGAAGATAAATGTTTTTTTGGTAAATTAGAAATGATAAATGATCTAGTGACTTTTGAAGCTGAAAATGCTTCTGATCTAGAAAATAATTTTAAAAATTCAGTTGATGAGTATTTAAAAACTTGCGAAGAATTAGGACGAGAACCGCAGAAGGCATTTAAAGGTGTTTTCAATGTAAGAACAGGAAGTGAACTTCATCTTACAGCAGTTAGAAATGCTCATAAAATGGGTGTTTCTCTTAATTCATATATAAAAAATCTAATAGAAAGAGATACAAAAATATCTTTTAATTAG
- a CDS encoding HD domain-containing protein — MINPRIIDYIFTSASIQRWNDYPRMVELVELDKQAHKFIIAYFIAKLEKDINYTHLIEAGIFEFLRRVVVTDIRPDVFRKALQKKSKEINSWVISKLAPSLKDIDNGNFLQKFQEYLENPEMYKKERFILKAASYLATKWEFSIVYQTSQFLNDIEDVKKSVDEEIEDYYELIGVRKIALNKKLAKIIDLSGRLRFQKRWAQTPRVPETSVLGHMLTVAIFGYFFSIEVNACDKRLQNNFFTALFHDLPEALTRDIITPVKYCVDELSDIIAEYEIEKIEDDILPNIPDSLHDEFSYILGLYDGVKEEFENKIYEDKIQIVEDVSKYNSDRYNAIDGLALKQCDKLSAFVEASLSISHGIKSKELISGKKEILKALKVIQGVDFKAIATQIDYEFGTTGQTQVRMEFD; from the coding sequence TTGATAAACCCAAGAATTATTGATTATATATTTACATCTGCTTCAATTCAAAGATGGAATGATTATCCAAGAATGGTTGAACTAGTAGAACTTGATAAACAAGCACACAAGTTTATAATCGCATATTTTATTGCTAAACTTGAAAAAGACATAAACTACACACACCTAATAGAAGCTGGAATATTTGAGTTCTTAAGACGAGTTGTTGTAACAGATATAAGACCTGATGTTTTTAGAAAAGCCTTACAAAAAAAATCAAAAGAGATTAACTCATGGGTTATTTCTAAACTTGCACCTTCACTAAAAGATATAGATAATGGAAACTTTTTACAAAAATTTCAAGAATATTTAGAAAATCCTGAAATGTATAAAAAAGAGAGATTTATACTAAAAGCAGCTTCATATTTAGCTACAAAGTGGGAGTTTTCTATTGTATATCAAACAAGTCAATTTTTAAATGATATTGAAGATGTTAAAAAAAGTGTAGATGAAGAAATTGAAGATTATTATGAGTTAATTGGTGTGAGAAAAATTGCACTTAATAAAAAACTTGCAAAAATCATAGATTTAAGTGGAAGATTAAGATTCCAAAAAAGATGGGCACAAACACCAAGAGTTCCTGAAACTTCAGTTTTAGGACATATGTTAACAGTTGCGATTTTTGGATACTTTTTTTCTATTGAAGTAAATGCTTGTGATAAAAGATTGCAAAATAATTTCTTTACAGCTTTATTTCATGATTTACCAGAAGCTTTAACACGAGATATTATCACACCTGTAAAATACTGTGTAGATGAGTTATCAGATATCATAGCTGAATATGAAATTGAGAAAATCGAAGATGATATTCTTCCAAATATTCCAGATAGTTTACATGATGAATTTTCTTATATACTTGGACTTTATGATGGTGTAAAAGAAGAGTTTGAAAATAAAATTTATGAAGATAAAATTCAAATAGTTGAAGATGTATCAAAATATAATTCAGATAGATACAATGCAATAGATGGACTTGCTCTAAAACAATGTGATAAATTATCAGCATTTGTAGAAGCTAGTTTATCAATATCACATGGAATAAAATCAAAAGAGTTAATAAGTGGGAAAAAAGAGATTTTAAAAGCTCTAAAAGTTATTCAAGGAGTTGATTTCAAAGCTATTGCAACGCAAATAGACTATGAGTTTGGAACTACTGGACAAACTCAAGTTCGAATGGAGTTTGATTAA
- a CDS encoding DUF2156 domain-containing protein: MSTLTISNYTLKHFDLKAKAIMDEYLNLINVDVSDYTFAGNYIWLSTATGFYTIVNETFCLFILNSGELTMLLPPIGKKENTYDAMIQCFEIMNSHNSNRNYSKIEYVHEKLLEGFVDYLEEGTLVYEMLKDFIIEKKLVDYIYKVEDLIDLKGDSYKSKRNEINRFRNVYPNHKIEILDKEKHGSAVMALFNKWVRDRTTYMPKEEVEVFMDGIYFERFAIKRLMNDYNNLDIIGLVIYIDDEVKGFTVGEKINQHTASVIIEKTDFEVLGCAQFIFREFTKILKDKYAVEYINVGDDMGFENLKKVKMSYRPKKLVPKYTIYQK; encoded by the coding sequence ATGTCAACTTTGACAATAAGCAATTACACTTTAAAACACTTTGATTTAAAAGCAAAAGCTATTATGGATGAGTATTTAAATTTAATAAATGTAGATGTTAGTGATTATACTTTTGCAGGAAATTATATTTGGCTTTCAACAGCTACTGGATTTTATACAATTGTAAATGAAACTTTTTGTTTGTTCATTTTAAACTCAGGTGAGCTAACTATGCTTTTACCTCCTATTGGTAAAAAAGAGAATACTTATGATGCTATGATTCAATGTTTTGAAATTATGAATTCTCATAATAGTAATAGAAATTATTCGAAAATTGAGTATGTGCATGAAAAGTTATTAGAAGGGTTTGTTGATTATTTAGAAGAGGGTACTTTAGTTTATGAAATGCTAAAAGATTTTATAATTGAAAAAAAACTTGTAGATTATATTTATAAAGTCGAAGATTTAATAGATTTAAAAGGTGACTCTTATAAGTCAAAAAGAAATGAAATAAATAGATTTAGAAATGTCTATCCAAATCATAAAATAGAAATACTAGATAAAGAAAAGCATGGAAGTGCAGTAATGGCACTATTTAATAAATGGGTAAGAGATAGAACTACCTATATGCCAAAAGAAGAAGTTGAAGTTTTTATGGATGGTATATATTTTGAAAGATTTGCAATAAAAAGACTTATGAATGATTATAATAATCTAGATATTATAGGTCTGGTTATTTATATAGATGATGAAGTAAAAGGTTTCACTGTGGGTGAAAAAATAAATCAACACACAGCAAGTGTAATTATAGAAAAAACAGATTTTGAAGTACTTGGATGTGCCCAATTTATTTTTAGAGAATTTACAAAAATATTAAAAGATAAATATGCAGTTGAGTATATAAATGTAGGTGATGATATGGGATTTGAAAATCTAAAAAAAGTAAAAATGTCATATAGACCAAAAAAATTAGTTCCTAAATATACAATTTATCAAAAATGA
- a CDS encoding GNAT family N-acetyltransferase has product MIRKANLNDLTSLYGIERNVFFNDPFSMTKESIRYHILRNRLYIVEIDNIIAGYILWLERKKYFRLYSLAISNDFQNRGLAKKLLEYSFENLSKDNKDFSLEVKVSNESAINLYKKYGFEIKKILKDYYEQCHGYLMYKKCKA; this is encoded by the coding sequence ATGATAAGAAAAGCAAATCTAAATGATTTAACTTCTCTTTATGGCATAGAAAGGAATGTTTTTTTTAATGACCCATTTTCTATGACTAAAGAGTCTATAAGATATCATATTTTAAGAAATAGATTGTATATTGTAGAAATAGACAATATTATTGCAGGGTATATATTGTGGTTAGAAAGAAAAAAATATTTTAGACTTTATTCTTTAGCAATATCTAATGATTTTCAAAATAGGGGACTTGCTAAAAAACTTCTTGAATATTCTTTTGAGAATTTATCAAAAGATAATAAAGATTTTTCTTTAGAAGTAAAAGTTTCAAATGAAAGTGCAATTAATTTATATAAAAAATATGGTTTTGAAATTAAAAAGATTTTAAAAGATTATTATGAGCAGTGTCATGGATATTTGATGTATAAGAAATGTAAAGCATAG
- the rpiB gene encoding ribose 5-phosphate isomerase B, giving the protein MKYFIGADHAGIDIKAYVKELFEQRGHEVVDLGPFSKDRVDYPDYAAKVCNKVLENEGTMGILICGSGLGMSMSANKFDGIRAALCHNEYSARMARKHNDANVICLGERVSGYGMIEAIIKSWDKAEFEGGRHSGRVEKINALGKMGSCRA; this is encoded by the coding sequence ATGAAATATTTTATCGGTGCAGATCATGCAGGTATTGATATTAAAGCTTATGTAAAAGAACTGTTTGAGCAAAGAGGTCATGAAGTAGTTGATTTAGGACCTTTTAGTAAAGATAGAGTTGATTATCCTGATTATGCTGCAAAAGTTTGTAATAAAGTTCTAGAAAATGAAGGAACAATGGGTATATTAATTTGTGGTTCAGGACTTGGTATGAGTATGTCTGCAAATAAATTTGATGGAATTAGAGCAGCACTTTGTCACAATGAATATAGCGCAAGAATGGCTAGAAAACACAACGATGCAAATGTTATTTGCTTAGGTGAGCGAGTTTCTGGTTATGGAATGATTGAAGCTATTATTAAATCATGGGATAAAGCAGAATTTGAAGGTGGAAGACACTCAGGTCGAGTTGAGAAAATCAACGCTTTAGGAAAAATGGGAAGTTGTAGAGCATAG
- the lepB gene encoding signal peptidase I, whose product MLNKLYRWSSSWTGTIVIVLTIIFFIAQAFVIPSGSMKNTLLIGDMLFVKKFSYGIPTPRIPWIEVKVLPDFNDNGHLIEGPRPQRGDIVVFRYPKNETIHYVKRAVATGGDIVAIKDKHLLLHPKEGNEFVKANYPKENILEVGDKLWVIDPYRKDHPGIHNDENVVDNNLNPSELFNMMPIIVPEDETFMMGDNRDHSNDSRFWGTVPYKFIVGKPWFIYFSWSEDKEIRWDRVLKTVETLEETVDFEKFKIEHQEGIY is encoded by the coding sequence ATGTTAAATAAATTATATAGATGGTCATCTTCATGGACAGGAACAATAGTAATTGTTCTAACTATTATATTTTTCATTGCACAAGCATTTGTAATTCCAAGTGGAAGTATGAAAAATACTCTTTTAATAGGTGATATGCTTTTTGTAAAAAAATTCTCTTATGGTATTCCAACTCCAAGAATTCCTTGGATCGAAGTAAAAGTTTTACCTGATTTTAATGACAATGGACATTTAATCGAAGGACCAAGACCACAAAGAGGTGATATTGTTGTTTTTAGATATCCAAAAAATGAAACAATTCACTATGTAAAAAGAGCAGTTGCGACAGGTGGTGATATTGTTGCTATCAAAGACAAACATCTTTTACTTCACCCAAAAGAAGGAAATGAGTTTGTAAAAGCAAACTATCCAAAAGAAAATATACTTGAAGTTGGAGATAAGTTATGGGTTATAGATCCATATAGAAAAGATCATCCAGGTATTCACAATGATGAAAATGTAGTAGATAATAACCTGAATCCAAGTGAATTATTTAATATGATGCCAATTATTGTTCCAGAAGATGAAACATTTATGATGGGAGACAATAGAGACCATTCAAATGACTCAAGATTTTGGGGAACAGTTCCTTACAAATTTATAGTTGGAAAACCTTGGTTTATTTACTTCTCATGGAGTGAAGACAAAGAGATCAGATGGGATAGAGTTTTAAAAACTGTTGAAACTTTAGAAGAAACAGTAGATTTTGAAAAATTCAAAATTGAACATCAAGAAGGAATTTATTAA
- the folD gene encoding bifunctional methylenetetrahydrofolate dehydrogenase/methenyltetrahydrofolate cyclohydrolase FolD — protein sequence MILLDGKALSEKIKEEVKVEVAQLVEEKHITPGLAVILVGSDAASATYVASKAKSCKNAGIYSVVHEMPDSITQEELLETIEMMNKNPKLDGILVQLPLPKHIDTTIVLEAINPLKDVDGFHPYNVGRMVSNLDSFLPATPFGVMRMFEEYGIELSGKNLVVIGSSDIVGKPMASLLINAKATVTVCNSRTKDLASHTKTADIVVIAVGVPYLLKADMIKEGAIVIDVGINRLDTGKLVGDADFEDCKSKCSHITPVPGGVGPMTIGMLLKNTLKAAKLRDKREAK from the coding sequence ATGATATTACTAGATGGAAAAGCATTATCTGAAAAAATCAAAGAAGAAGTTAAAGTAGAAGTTGCTCAATTAGTAGAAGAAAAACACATAACTCCAGGTTTAGCTGTTATATTAGTTGGAAGTGATGCAGCAAGTGCTACGTATGTAGCTAGTAAAGCAAAATCATGTAAAAACGCTGGTATTTATTCAGTTGTTCATGAAATGCCAGATAGCATTACTCAAGAAGAGTTATTAGAAACAATTGAAATGATGAACAAAAATCCTAAACTTGATGGTATCTTAGTTCAATTACCACTTCCAAAACATATTGATACAACAATTGTATTAGAAGCAATTAATCCACTAAAAGATGTAGATGGTTTCCATCCTTACAATGTAGGAAGAATGGTTTCAAATCTTGATTCTTTTTTACCTGCTACTCCTTTTGGTGTTATGAGAATGTTTGAAGAGTATGGAATAGAGTTAAGTGGTAAAAATCTAGTTGTTATCGGAAGTAGCGATATCGTTGGTAAACCAATGGCATCACTTTTAATCAATGCAAAAGCTACAGTTACTGTTTGTAATAGTAGAACAAAAGACTTAGCATCACATACGAAAACTGCTGATATTGTTGTTATTGCAGTTGGAGTTCCCTATTTATTAAAAGCTGATATGATAAAAGAAGGCGCAATTGTTATTGATGTTGGTATTAATAGATTAGATACAGGGAAATTAGTTGGTGATGCTGATTTTGAAGATTGTAAATCTAAATGTTCACATATAACTCCGGTTCCTGGAGGAGTTGGACCAATGACTATTGGAATGTTATTAAAAAATACTCTAAAAGCAGCAAAATTAAGAGATAAAAGAGAAGCTAAATAA
- a CDS encoding ISAs1 family transposase, which translates to MANRFREKLAEKRSKKGYKEIASKNRLLQLLGEIPDHRKGQGKLHKLEHILFLSVIAQLMGAVNYKEIWVWITKHIQDDKIKKLLGVEFIKTPGRSAIAEILAEVNYLELEKVFRIWINELVDTSNLPQLAVDGKVMNGSSVNAKQSTQVLNAVLANSGIILAHKKIVEKSNEVPALRELIDELDDSFIYTFDAMNSKKNT; encoded by the coding sequence ATGGCAAATAGATTTAGAGAGAAATTAGCAGAGAAAAGATCTAAAAAAGGTTATAAGGAAATAGCTTCTAAAAATAGATTATTGCAACTATTAGGTGAGATACCAGATCATAGAAAAGGTCAAGGTAAACTTCATAAATTGGAACATATTTTGTTTTTGTCAGTTATTGCACAATTAATGGGAGCAGTTAATTATAAAGAGATATGGGTATGGATTACAAAGCATATTCAAGATGATAAAATTAAAAAACTTTTAGGTGTAGAGTTTATAAAAACACCAGGAAGAAGTGCTATTGCAGAGATTTTAGCTGAAGTTAATTATCTAGAGTTAGAAAAAGTTTTTAGAATATGGATAAATGAATTGGTTGATACTTCTAATTTACCACAATTAGCTGTTGATGGTAAAGTTATGAATGGTAGTAGTGTAAATGCAAAACAATCAACACAAGTACTAAATGCAGTATTAGCAAATAGTGGAATAATATTAGCTCATAAAAAAATTGTAGAAAAATCAAATGAAGTACCCGCATTAAGAGAACTTATTGATGAATTAGATGATAGCTTTATATATACCTTTGATGCTATGAATAGTAAAAAAAACACTTGA
- a CDS encoding 50S ribosomal protein L25/general stress protein Ctc, with amino-acid sequence MLEGIIRDSMTKQATKTLRRNGYLIANIYGKGLENVAAAFKRNEFIKFLRNKETLAFDVNLDGTVIKVVVQEYQKCPLTSELLHVDLMVAQPGVLTSYKIPVKTTGIAKGLKNKGLLMTHTKRVPVKCTYENLPNNITLDVTKLDTGDNILIRDLTLPAGVTCFLDPRVPVVGVIKAK; translated from the coding sequence ATGTTAGAGGGTATCATTAGAGATAGTATGACAAAACAAGCAACAAAAACTTTAAGAAGAAATGGATATTTAATTGCAAATATTTATGGAAAAGGTTTAGAAAACGTTGCAGCAGCATTTAAAAGAAACGAATTTATTAAATTCTTAAGAAACAAAGAAACTTTAGCATTTGATGTAAATCTTGATGGTACAGTTATTAAAGTTGTAGTTCAAGAATATCAAAAATGTCCATTAACTTCAGAGTTATTACATGTTGATTTAATGGTTGCACAACCAGGTGTACTTACATCTTACAAAATTCCTGTTAAAACTACAGGTATTGCAAAAGGTCTTAAAAATAAAGGTCTTTTAATGACTCATACAAAAAGAGTACCAGTTAAATGTACTTATGAAAACTTACCAAATAACATTACTTTAGATGTTACTAAGTTAGATACAGGTGATAACATCTTAATTAGAGATTTAACTTTACCTGCAGGTGTAACTTGTTTCTTAGATCCAAGAGTACCAGTTGTTGGTGTAATTAAAGCTAAATAA